One region of Demequina sp. TMPB413 genomic DNA includes:
- a CDS encoding type II toxin-antitoxin system PemK/MazF family toxin, producing the protein MRPTLSGLFRAAASAMRSPGRRSQQPARTRRSTRRRRYPGDFTGSFTPRYAAKLDGKADPGEILWTWVPYEDDHTQGKDRPVLAIGQARGWLLCLMLTSKDHDRDAADEARWGRRWMDVGSGAWDSQRRPSEVRLDRIIRIHPDDVRREGAVLDRKTFDKVIGSL; encoded by the coding sequence ATGCGTCCTACGCTCAGCGGGCTTTTCAGGGCCGCGGCATCGGCGATGCGCTCTCCCGGGCGCCGCTCACAGCAGCCAGCCCGGACACGTCGCTCGACGCGGCGTCGTCGCTACCCAGGCGACTTCACCGGTTCCTTCACGCCCAGGTACGCCGCGAAGCTCGATGGCAAGGCAGACCCGGGCGAGATTCTGTGGACCTGGGTCCCTTACGAGGACGATCACACTCAAGGCAAGGACCGACCGGTGCTCGCCATCGGCCAGGCGCGTGGCTGGCTCTTGTGCCTGATGCTGACATCGAAGGATCACGACAGGGATGCGGCCGACGAGGCCCGCTGGGGTCGTCGGTGGATGGACGTGGGATCCGGGGCTTGGGACTCGCAGCGGCGTCCGAGCGAGGTCAGACTCGATAGGATCATCAGGATCCATCCGGACGATGTACGCCGGGAGGGTGCCGTCCTAGACCGGAAGACCTTTGACAAGGTCATCGGCTCGCTCTGA
- a CDS encoding bifunctional diguanylate cyclase/phosphodiesterase gives MATRNDLFGLTFRDSPIGMVIMDTGGRYIEVNEAFARIVGRSASELENRHFAEYTHPDDLPRDVELMNRLASGEVPFYQVHKRILHCDGDTIWVRVTVSDVVTDDGSDHHYVAQVEDVTEVRRARDLLERRALYDHLTGLANRTLLMERLEQTLDSHEPRAGTVACIFLDVDHFKVVNDSLGHDSGDIMLVEIARRIQGAVRAADTVARLGGDEFVIVVEDVMGLDAAKSVLNGIAAAVSQPFHIDSHELAPSVSGGLAMASPGVTAESLVRNADMAMCAAKQGGRGRVEVFNDSMRETALTKLSIESELRCAIREGELVVHYQPVVDLETQDIVAFEALVRWQHPVRGLLLPDEFIPISEDANLVVPLGSVVLHEACEFLAARPNFAGRVFVNVSTRQIGTADLARVVRSALDTSGASPHQLGLEITESGMLLATASARADLKALTDLGVDLILDDFGTGYSALSSVLQNPVSGLKLAREFTLRLGDRGTGDRISTAMAALTRSLNLYGVIEGIETEAQFSIARRHGWQLGQGFLFGHAVPAEQITLGLPRAATESSDAASSARDGADDGATIDADGDALPGWLADARPH, from the coding sequence ATGGCGACGCGCAACGACCTGTTCGGACTGACCTTCCGCGACTCTCCCATCGGCATGGTCATCATGGACACCGGTGGCCGGTATATCGAGGTGAACGAGGCCTTCGCGCGCATCGTCGGCCGTAGCGCAAGCGAACTCGAGAACCGCCACTTCGCGGAGTACACGCACCCCGATGACTTGCCGCGTGACGTCGAGCTCATGAACCGGCTCGCTAGTGGCGAAGTGCCCTTTTACCAGGTACATAAGCGCATACTGCATTGTGACGGCGACACCATCTGGGTGCGCGTGACCGTCTCCGATGTGGTCACCGACGACGGCTCCGACCACCACTACGTCGCTCAAGTCGAGGACGTGACGGAGGTGCGGCGCGCACGCGATCTGCTCGAGCGGCGTGCCTTGTACGACCACCTGACCGGGCTGGCGAACCGCACCTTGCTGATGGAGCGGCTTGAGCAGACGCTCGATAGTCACGAGCCGCGAGCCGGCACCGTCGCCTGCATCTTCCTCGATGTGGACCACTTCAAAGTGGTCAACGATTCCCTAGGCCACGACTCTGGCGACATCATGCTTGTCGAGATTGCGAGGCGCATTCAGGGCGCCGTGCGGGCCGCGGACACCGTCGCGCGACTCGGCGGAGACGAGTTTGTGATCGTTGTCGAGGACGTCATGGGCCTTGACGCCGCGAAGTCCGTCTTGAACGGCATCGCTGCGGCCGTGAGCCAGCCGTTCCACATCGACAGCCATGAACTTGCTCCGTCCGTTTCCGGCGGGCTGGCCATGGCCTCCCCTGGCGTGACGGCCGAGTCGCTGGTGCGCAATGCCGACATGGCCATGTGCGCCGCCAAGCAAGGTGGCAGAGGCCGCGTCGAGGTGTTCAACGACTCGATGCGCGAGACGGCCCTCACCAAGTTGTCAATTGAGTCGGAACTGCGATGCGCGATTCGCGAGGGCGAGCTGGTGGTGCACTACCAGCCCGTCGTTGACCTTGAGACCCAGGACATCGTGGCTTTCGAGGCGCTCGTCAGGTGGCAGCACCCCGTCCGGGGCCTACTGCTTCCCGACGAATTCATTCCGATCTCAGAGGACGCCAACTTGGTGGTGCCGCTCGGTTCGGTCGTCTTGCACGAGGCATGCGAGTTTCTCGCGGCGCGCCCGAACTTCGCTGGAAGGGTGTTCGTCAACGTCTCGACGCGGCAGATCGGCACGGCCGATCTCGCGCGCGTGGTCCGCAGTGCGCTCGACACCTCAGGGGCCTCCCCTCATCAGCTCGGCTTGGAGATCACCGAATCGGGGATGCTGCTGGCCACCGCGTCGGCTCGCGCCGACCTGAAGGCGTTGACCGATCTTGGCGTTGACCTCATCCTCGACGACTTTGGCACCGGCTATTCCGCCCTGTCTTCCGTGCTCCAGAACCCCGTTTCCGGACTCAAGCTGGCCAGGGAGTTCACGCTGCGCCTCGGTGACAGGGGCACCGGCGACCGCATCTCCACAGCCATGGCTGCGCTCACGCGATCACTCAATCTGTACGGCGTGATCGAGGGGATCGAGACGGAAGCGCAGTTCTCGATTGCCAGGCGCCACGGCTGGCAGCTTGGTCAGGGCTTCCTGTTTGGCCACGCCGTGCCCGCCGAGCAGATCACCTTGGGGCTGCCACGGGCGGCGACGGAGTCTAGCGATGCAGCCAGCAGCGCGAGGGATGGCGCGGATGACGGGGCGACCATCGACGCAGACGGTGACGCGCTGCCTGGTTGGCTCGCCGACGCCCGACCCCACTAG
- the holA gene encoding DNA polymerase III subunit delta, producing the protein MPAPSSTRRANQGAPPWHRAKPAPVVLISGPEALLGSRAVSLIIAAATARDAETDVHRVEAATYTAGLLRSAASPSLFGGTALVVIDGAESMNDAFLTDALEYVAAPDPEAVVVIRHGGGNRGKKLLDAARAAGVPEFGCPAITRDADLVDFVASEFSRAGRQASAAAVRALVDSVGSDVSQLAAACSQLTLDVDGGIDEAAVAKYYGTRVNATGFAVADAAVVGDRAKALALVRHALETGTDPVPLVAAMASKLRTLAKVGAARGRGVDPTRDLGIAPWQVDKARRELRNWDADRLADAIEHVAAADHAIKGGDRAPAFSIERLVRHIADLAADA; encoded by the coding sequence GTGCCAGCGCCCTCCTCGACTCGCCGCGCCAACCAAGGTGCACCGCCTTGGCATCGCGCCAAGCCTGCGCCCGTGGTGCTGATCTCAGGGCCAGAAGCTCTCCTCGGCAGCCGGGCCGTGAGCCTCATCATCGCCGCGGCAACGGCCAGGGACGCGGAGACCGACGTTCACCGCGTCGAAGCCGCGACGTACACCGCAGGCCTGTTGCGCTCGGCGGCGAGCCCGTCGCTGTTCGGTGGCACCGCCCTCGTGGTCATCGATGGGGCCGAATCGATGAATGATGCCTTTCTCACGGACGCGCTCGAGTATGTCGCTGCGCCCGACCCTGAGGCGGTGGTGGTCATCAGGCACGGCGGCGGCAACAGGGGCAAGAAGCTCCTCGACGCAGCGCGCGCTGCAGGCGTTCCCGAGTTCGGCTGTCCCGCGATCACGCGAGATGCCGATCTGGTCGACTTTGTCGCGTCCGAATTTTCGAGGGCCGGGCGCCAAGCCAGCGCCGCCGCCGTACGAGCCCTTGTCGATTCGGTGGGCTCGGATGTCTCTCAACTCGCCGCGGCCTGCTCACAATTGACGCTCGATGTCGATGGCGGGATCGATGAGGCCGCGGTCGCCAAGTATTACGGCACTCGCGTCAACGCCACCGGATTTGCCGTGGCCGACGCCGCCGTCGTCGGCGATCGCGCCAAGGCACTCGCACTCGTGCGGCACGCCTTGGAGACGGGAACCGACCCGGTGCCGCTCGTCGCCGCCATGGCGTCAAAGCTGCGCACCCTTGCCAAGGTGGGAGCTGCGCGCGGCAGGGGAGTAGACCCCACTCGTGACCTCGGCATCGCTCCTTGGCAAGTCGATAAGGCCAGGCGCGAGCTCAGGAACTGGGATGCCGACCGCCTCGCGGACGCGATCGAGCACGTGGCAGCGGCCGACCACGCGATCAAGGGCGGTGACAGGGCGCCGGCCTTCTCGATCGAGCGGCTGGTGCGCCACATCGCAGACCTGGCGGCCGACGCCTAG
- the rpsT gene encoding 30S ribosomal protein S20: MANIKSKIKRIGTNEKSRLRNVAVKSELKTQVRKVREAIASGDKAAAEAALKTASVKLDKASSKGVIHENQAANRKSALAKQVGQL, encoded by the coding sequence GTGGCAAACATCAAGTCCAAGATCAAGCGAATCGGCACGAACGAAAAGTCGCGCCTGCGCAACGTCGCCGTCAAGTCGGAGCTGAAGACGCAGGTGCGCAAGGTGCGCGAAGCGATCGCTTCTGGCGACAAGGCTGCAGCAGAGGCTGCGCTCAAGACCGCTTCCGTGAAGCTCGACAAGGCGTCCTCGAAGGGCGTCATCCACGAGAACCAGGCTGCCAACCGCAAGTCGGCACTGGCCAAGCAGGTGGGGCAGCTCTAA